In Mesorhizobium sp., one DNA window encodes the following:
- a CDS encoding type II toxin-antitoxin system VapC family toxin, which translates to MFLLDTNIVSDAKKGRLPVVDWMNRQDQRDLFVSVVTLGEISKGVSMKSRRDPVSGVHHADWLRKIREWYADRILPVSDDIAIEWGRIAALRTRGDADGLIAATALVHDLTLVTRNVGDFADTGVRLFNPWQA; encoded by the coding sequence ATGTTCTTGCTCGATACGAATATCGTTTCCGATGCCAAGAAGGGCAGGTTGCCGGTCGTCGATTGGATGAACCGTCAGGACCAACGCGATCTGTTCGTCAGTGTGGTCACGCTTGGCGAAATCTCCAAAGGCGTGTCGATGAAGTCGCGACGCGATCCGGTCTCGGGAGTCCATCACGCGGACTGGCTGAGGAAAATCCGCGAATGGTACGCAGACCGCATCCTCCCCGTCTCCGACGACATCGCGATTGAATGGGGGCGGATCGCTGCCTTGCGCACCCGCGGCGACGCCGACGGCCTCATCGCCGCCACCGCCCTCGTTCACGATCTGACGCTCGTCACCCGCAACGTCGGCGACTTCGCCGATACCGGCGTGCGCCTGTTCAATCCCTGGCAGGCCTGA
- a CDS encoding YggS family pyridoxal phosphate-dependent enzyme has product MTDAVENLNNIRTRIAAAEKAAHRPAGSVQLVAVSKTFEADSIRPVILAGQRVFGENRVQEAQGKWPALRQEFADVELHLIGPLQSNKAKEAVALFDVIGTVDRDKIAAELAKEAAKQGRLLRFYVQVNIGLEPQKAGIDPREAAAFAARCRDVHGLAVEGLMCIPPAEENPGPYFALLAKIAAEAGVEKLSMGMSGDYETAIRFGATSVRVGSAIFGSR; this is encoded by the coding sequence ATGACCGACGCCGTAGAGAATCTGAACAATATCCGCACCCGCATCGCCGCCGCCGAGAAGGCCGCGCACCGCCCCGCCGGTTCGGTCCAGCTCGTCGCCGTCTCCAAGACCTTCGAGGCCGACTCCATCCGCCCCGTCATCCTCGCCGGCCAGCGCGTCTTCGGCGAAAACCGCGTCCAGGAGGCCCAGGGCAAGTGGCCGGCGCTGCGGCAGGAATTTGCCGACGTCGAACTGCACCTCATCGGCCCGCTCCAGTCGAACAAGGCGAAGGAGGCGGTCGCCCTGTTCGACGTCATCGGGACCGTCGACCGCGACAAGATCGCCGCCGAACTGGCGAAGGAAGCCGCAAAACAGGGCCGCCTCCTGCGCTTCTACGTCCAGGTCAACATCGGCCTGGAGCCGCAGAAGGCGGGCATAGACCCGCGCGAGGCTGCAGCCTTCGCCGCCCGCTGCCGCGACGTGCACGGCCTCGCCGTCGAAGGCCTCATGTGCATCCCGCCCGCGGAAGAAAATCCCGGACCGTATTTCGCGCTGCTGGCGAAGATCGCCGCCGAGGCCGGGGTGGAAAAGCTCTCCATGGGCATGTCTGGCGACTACGAGACCGCTATTCGCTTCGGCGCCACCAGCGTAAGGGTCGGCAGCGCGATTTTCGGATCGAGGTAG
- a CDS encoding type II toxin-antitoxin system Phd/YefM family antitoxin, translating to MNWHLQDAKNNFSKVVQKAIHEGPQTVTLRGKPAAVVISAEEFERLRGHKPSFVEHLLAGPEWDDEMIEEINRRSKVPSRPPIDF from the coding sequence ATGAACTGGCATCTCCAGGACGCGAAGAACAATTTCTCCAAGGTCGTGCAGAAGGCGATCCACGAAGGCCCGCAGACGGTGACCCTGCGCGGCAAGCCCGCCGCCGTGGTGATCTCGGCGGAGGAGTTCGAACGGCTGCGGGGTCACAAACCCTCCTTCGTCGAGCATCTTCTGGCGGGCCCCGAATGGGATGATGAAATGATCGAGGAGATCAATCGGCGATCGAAGGTTCCCAGCCGACCGCCCATCGATTTCTGA
- a CDS encoding FadR/GntR family transcriptional regulator → MPFETITPPHRLYRQVADQLRHLFDAGEFAVGDRLPAERELAERMGISRPTIREALIALEVEGRVRIKVGSGIYVAQPPRIPAAPTTGEGPFELLRARQFIESAIAEEAARLAGPDDVAALDEALARMSRDKHPSQTTIAHDRDFHTAIASILGNAVLVRVVGELFDQRMTPFFARLSSYFENSSSWREATAEHRAVRDAIAERDPARARAAMDDHLRKSQDRFSESFAAPAGRQGAPAKEDAGAR, encoded by the coding sequence ATGCCGTTCGAGACGATCACGCCGCCGCACCGGCTCTACCGGCAGGTCGCGGACCAGCTCCGCCACCTGTTCGACGCCGGCGAGTTCGCCGTCGGCGACCGGCTGCCTGCGGAGCGCGAGCTCGCCGAGCGCATGGGGATTTCGCGGCCGACGATCCGCGAGGCGCTGATCGCCCTCGAAGTCGAGGGACGGGTCCGCATCAAGGTCGGGTCGGGGATCTATGTCGCCCAGCCTCCGCGCATCCCCGCCGCGCCTACGACCGGGGAAGGCCCGTTCGAGCTGCTGCGGGCCCGGCAGTTCATCGAGAGCGCGATCGCGGAGGAAGCTGCGCGGCTCGCCGGGCCCGACGACGTCGCGGCTCTCGACGAGGCGCTGGCGCGCATGTCGCGGGACAAGCACCCCAGCCAGACGACCATCGCGCACGATCGGGATTTCCACACCGCCATCGCCTCGATCCTCGGCAACGCGGTTCTCGTGCGCGTGGTCGGAGAGCTGTTCGACCAGCGCATGACGCCGTTCTTCGCGCGGCTGTCGAGCTATTTCGAGAACTCCTCGTCCTGGCGCGAGGCGACGGCGGAGCATCGCGCCGTGCGGGACGCCATTGCCGAGCGCGATCCGGCGCGGGCGCGCGCCGCCATGGACGATCATCTGCGCAAGTCGCAAGACCGCTTTTCCGAGAGCTTTGCCGCGCCGGCCGGCCGGCAAGGCGCCCCGGCGAAGGAGGACGCCGGAGCGCGCTGA
- a CDS encoding TRAP transporter small permease, with protein sequence MAEEHHTQVTVEEIAQAFEEEVQPVDLSMHAFEDWFTMVAFWGMSVCVILQFFTRYVLNNSLAWTEEIAINCLIVTVFLGSAMCVRLSRHIRVDFIYRLLPRTAGRWLALVVDLVTIGFFAYMTWLFWRYVAIVGNERMVTVNLPRGIVFYAVLAAFALMLIRAIQVFVMDWRRGGARLDEDDKPVSGA encoded by the coding sequence ATGGCCGAAGAGCATCATACACAGGTGACCGTTGAGGAGATTGCCCAGGCGTTCGAGGAGGAAGTGCAGCCCGTCGATCTCTCGATGCACGCGTTCGAGGACTGGTTCACGATGGTGGCCTTCTGGGGCATGTCGGTCTGCGTCATCCTGCAGTTCTTCACCCGCTACGTGCTGAACAACAGCCTGGCCTGGACGGAGGAGATCGCGATCAACTGCCTGATCGTCACCGTCTTCCTCGGTTCCGCCATGTGCGTGCGGCTGTCGCGCCACATCCGTGTCGACTTCATCTACCGGCTCCTGCCGCGAACCGCGGGGCGCTGGCTGGCGCTCGTCGTCGATCTCGTGACGATCGGCTTCTTCGCCTACATGACGTGGCTGTTCTGGCGCTACGTCGCCATCGTCGGCAACGAGCGCATGGTCACGGTCAACCTGCCGCGCGGCATCGTCTTCTATGCGGTGCTGGCAGCCTTCGCGTTGATGCTGATCCGCGCCATTCAGGTCTTCGTGATGGATTGGCGCCGCGGCGGCGCCCGCCTCGACGAGGACGACAAACCGGTGTCCGGAGCCTGA
- a CDS encoding TRAP transporter large permease, with amino-acid sequence MLVLIGSFLLLMLVGAPVAVSLATSSLLYLVIYGVAPDIIAAQRMIAGVESFPLLAVPFFVLAGNLMNIAGVTGRIYAFALALVGWMRGGLAQVNIIGSVVFSGMSGTALADAAGIGTIEIKAMKDHGYPMEAAVGVTAASATLGPIFPPSLPFVIYGMMANVSIGALFMAGILPGIVMTALMMVTVAIFAYRKGWGSDTPFELRRLGAAALEIVIVFAFPVGVYLLHAAGLSINVSVLLGLAVLVALDWYYDFSAVMALMTPIILIGGMTMGWFTPTEAAVAAVIWSLFLGLVRYRTMTLRTLAKASFETIETTASVLFIVTAASIFAWLLTVSQAAALFSNFMFGLTDNWWTFLIIVNILLLVVGCFLDTIAAITILVPILIPIAARYGIDPVHLGLIITLNLMIGLLTPPVGMILFVLSRISKLSIERTTIAILPWLVPLFIALAIITFVPAVTLWLPTQLGLIK; translated from the coding sequence ATGCTGGTCCTCATCGGCTCCTTCCTTCTCCTGATGCTCGTCGGCGCGCCGGTCGCGGTTTCGCTGGCGACATCCTCGCTGCTCTACCTCGTGATCTACGGCGTGGCGCCCGACATCATCGCCGCGCAGCGCATGATCGCCGGCGTCGAGAGCTTCCCGCTGCTTGCGGTGCCCTTCTTCGTGCTCGCCGGCAATCTGATGAACATCGCCGGCGTGACCGGCCGCATCTATGCCTTCGCCCTGGCGCTGGTCGGCTGGATGCGGGGCGGGCTGGCGCAAGTCAACATCATCGGCTCGGTCGTGTTCTCTGGCATGTCGGGCACAGCGTTGGCGGACGCGGCCGGCATCGGCACGATCGAGATCAAGGCGATGAAGGACCACGGCTACCCGATGGAGGCGGCAGTCGGCGTCACCGCGGCGTCGGCAACGCTCGGACCGATCTTCCCGCCGTCGCTTCCCTTCGTCATCTACGGCATGATGGCGAACGTCTCGATCGGCGCGCTGTTCATGGCCGGCATCCTGCCGGGCATCGTGATGACCGCGCTGATGATGGTAACGGTGGCGATCTTCGCCTACCGCAAGGGCTGGGGATCCGACACGCCATTCGAGCTTCGCCGCCTGGGCGCGGCGGCGCTCGAGATCGTCATCGTCTTCGCCTTCCCGGTCGGGGTCTATCTGCTGCACGCAGCGGGACTGTCGATCAACGTTTCGGTGCTGCTGGGCCTCGCCGTGCTGGTCGCGCTCGACTGGTATTACGACTTCTCCGCCGTCATGGCGCTGATGACGCCCATCATCCTTATCGGCGGCATGACCATGGGCTGGTTCACACCGACGGAGGCGGCGGTGGCGGCCGTCATCTGGTCGCTGTTCCTGGGCCTCGTGCGCTACCGGACCATGACGCTGAGGACGCTGGCCAAGGCGAGCTTCGAGACGATCGAGACGACGGCGTCGGTGCTGTTCATCGTCACCGCGGCCTCGATCTTCGCCTGGCTGCTGACGGTCAGCCAGGCGGCGGCGCTGTTCTCCAACTTCATGTTCGGTCTGACCGACAACTGGTGGACGTTCCTCATCATCGTCAACATCCTGCTCCTGGTCGTCGGCTGCTTCCTCGACACGATCGCGGCGATCACGATCCTGGTGCCGATCCTGATCCCGATCGCGGCGCGCTACGGGATCGACCCGGTGCATCTCGGGCTGATCATCACGCTCAACCTGATGATCGGCCTGCTGACCCCGCCGGTAGGGATGATCCTGTTCGTGCTGTCGCGCATATCGAAGCTTTCGATCGAACGTACCACCATTGCGATCCTGCCGTGGTTGGTGCCCCTGTTCATCGCGCTCGCGATCATCACCTTCGTCCCGGCGGTGACGCTGTGGCTGCCAACCCAGCTCGGCCTGATAAAATGA
- a CDS encoding L-idonate 5-dehydrogenase, which produces MNASAATLFGPEDLRVVERNLGPLEPDMVRVRFGAGGICGSDLHYFRHARTGDFIVTSPLVLGHEVAGVVEQVGAGVVGLTKGDHVAVNPSRWCGHCRACREGRPNLCENIYFMGSASKTPHMQGGFASLFDAAAAQCVKVPAGLPLAAAALAEPLAVALHAVARAGDVAGRHVALFGAGPIGLLCLLAARLAGAAKITVIDVAAAPLAFAQTLGADGVIDVSDGDSALREIAASASIDIALEVSGTAAGLGSAIGAVRRGGTVVQVGNLPGGEVSVPANSIMAKELDVRGSFRFGEEFYRAVGLIVSGEIDVMRLVTAQRPLREAPDAFRLALDRSRSVKVVLTAG; this is translated from the coding sequence ATGAACGCCTCCGCCGCCACGCTGTTCGGCCCCGAGGACCTGCGGGTTGTGGAACGCAACCTGGGGCCGCTCGAGCCGGACATGGTGCGGGTCCGTTTCGGCGCCGGCGGCATATGCGGTTCGGACCTGCACTATTTCCGCCATGCGCGGACCGGCGATTTCATCGTCACATCGCCGCTGGTTCTGGGGCACGAGGTGGCGGGGGTGGTGGAGCAGGTGGGGGCGGGCGTCGTCGGCCTGACGAAAGGCGATCATGTGGCGGTGAACCCGTCGCGCTGGTGCGGCCATTGCCGCGCCTGCCGCGAGGGACGGCCAAACCTCTGCGAGAACATCTATTTCATGGGCTCGGCCTCAAAGACGCCCCACATGCAGGGCGGGTTTGCCAGCCTGTTCGACGCGGCGGCGGCGCAATGCGTCAAGGTGCCAGCCGGCCTGCCGCTCGCCGCGGCGGCGCTGGCCGAGCCGCTGGCGGTGGCGCTGCACGCGGTGGCACGCGCGGGAGACGTCGCCGGCCGCCATGTCGCCTTGTTCGGCGCGGGGCCGATCGGCCTTCTGTGCCTGCTCGCCGCGCGGCTGGCGGGGGCGGCGAAGATCACCGTCATCGACGTGGCGGCCGCGCCGCTCGCCTTCGCGCAGACGCTCGGAGCCGACGGCGTGATCGACGTGTCGGACGGAGATTCGGCCCTGCGCGAGATCGCGGCGTCGGCCTCGATCGATATTGCGCTGGAAGTGTCGGGCACGGCGGCCGGCCTCGGGTCGGCGATCGGCGCGGTCAGGCGCGGCGGAACGGTCGTACAGGTCGGCAACCTGCCCGGCGGTGAGGTGTCGGTGCCGGCAAACTCGATCATGGCCAAGGAACTCGACGTCAGGGGTTCGTTCCGCTTCGGCGAGGAGTTCTATCGCGCGGTCGGGCTCATCGTCTCGGGCGAGATCGACGTGATGCGGCTGGTGACGGCGCAGCGCCCGCTCAGAGAAGCGCCCGACGCGTTTCGGCTGGCGCTCGACCGCAGCCGCAGCGTCAAGGTGGTGCTGACGGCGGGATGA
- the leuS gene encoding leucine--tRNA ligase, giving the protein MATERYNPRTAEPKWRKAWDDLKLFETKNDDPRPKYYVLEMFPYPSGRIHMGHVRNYTMGDVVARWRRAMGYNVLHPMGWDAFGLPAENAARDNRVNPRTWTYANIETMKGQLKTMGLSLDWAREIATCDPSYYRHQQKMFLDFWKAGLAERKSAKVNWDPVDMTVLANEQVIDGKGWRSGAPVEQRDLTQWFFKITSMSQELLDGLETLDRWPEKVKLMQSNWIGRSEGLLLRWRIAEGTAPAGETELEVYTTRPDTIFGASFMAIAADHPLAKAAAGKNPALKSFIDEIKKGGTSAAEIETAEKKGFDTGVRVVHPFDASWTLPVYVANFVLMDYGTGAIFGCPSGDQRDLDFANKYGLPVIPVVMPKDADAASFAITDEAYTDDGVMINSRFLDGMAPKDAFDEVATRLSGVTVGNRPQGERKVQFRLRDWLISRQRYWGCPIPVIHCDDCGAVPVPDDQLPVLLPDDVSFDRPGNPLDHHPTWKHANCPKCGKAARRDTDTMDTFVDSSWYFARFTDPWNEARPTDLAHVDGPNGWLPVNQYIGGIEHAILHLLYSRFFARAMKATGHLNAVEEPFEGLFTQGMVVHETYKGPHGWVTPAEVKITEIDGKRSAALAADGSPIEIGSIEKMSKSKKNVVDPDDIIATYGADTARWFMLSDSPPERDVIWTEAGVEGAHRFVQRVWRLVAEAADELSKTAPEAAREGAAGELSKAAHKTLKAVGEEIGRLGFNKAVARLYELTNTLQGPVAELAAGKADSAMAGAVRQAIEFLIAMIAPMTPHLAEECWQAIGGEGLAAERRWPEFDPALVVDNEIVLPVQINGKKRGDLTIARDADQAAVEQAALALDFVQKALEGRAPRKVIVVAQRIVNVVA; this is encoded by the coding sequence ATGGCAACCGAACGATACAATCCCCGCACCGCCGAGCCGAAATGGCGCAAGGCATGGGACGACTTGAAGCTCTTCGAGACGAAGAACGACGATCCGCGCCCGAAATACTACGTGCTGGAGATGTTCCCCTATCCGTCGGGCCGCATCCATATGGGCCACGTGCGCAACTACACGATGGGCGACGTGGTGGCGCGCTGGCGCCGGGCCATGGGCTACAACGTGCTGCATCCGATGGGATGGGACGCGTTCGGCCTGCCGGCCGAGAACGCCGCGCGGGATAACCGCGTGAACCCCCGCACCTGGACCTATGCCAATATCGAGACGATGAAGGGCCAGCTGAAGACGATGGGCCTGTCGCTCGACTGGGCGCGCGAGATCGCGACCTGCGACCCGTCCTACTACCGGCACCAGCAGAAGATGTTCCTCGACTTCTGGAAGGCGGGGCTGGCCGAGCGCAAGTCGGCCAAGGTCAACTGGGACCCGGTCGACATGACCGTGCTCGCCAACGAGCAGGTGATCGACGGCAAGGGCTGGCGCTCGGGTGCGCCGGTCGAGCAACGGGATCTCACGCAGTGGTTCTTCAAGATCACCTCGATGAGCCAGGAGCTGCTGGACGGGCTGGAGACGCTCGACCGCTGGCCGGAGAAGGTCAAGCTGATGCAGTCGAACTGGATCGGCCGCTCCGAAGGCCTGTTGCTGCGCTGGCGTATCGCCGAGGGCACCGCGCCCGCCGGCGAAACGGAGCTCGAGGTCTACACGACGCGGCCGGACACGATCTTCGGCGCCTCTTTCATGGCGATCGCCGCCGACCATCCGCTGGCGAAGGCCGCGGCCGGGAAGAACCCGGCGCTGAAGAGCTTCATCGACGAGATCAAGAAGGGCGGCACGTCCGCCGCCGAGATCGAGACGGCGGAGAAGAAGGGCTTCGACACCGGCGTGCGCGTGGTGCATCCGTTCGATGCGTCCTGGACGCTGCCGGTCTATGTCGCGAACTTCGTCCTGATGGACTACGGCACGGGCGCGATCTTCGGCTGCCCCTCGGGCGACCAGCGCGACCTCGACTTCGCCAACAAATACGGCCTGCCGGTGATCCCGGTGGTGATGCCGAAGGATGCGGACGCCGCGAGCTTCGCCATTACCGACGAGGCCTATACGGACGACGGCGTGATGATAAATTCGCGCTTCCTCGACGGCATGGCGCCGAAGGACGCCTTCGACGAAGTGGCGACGCGGCTGTCGGGCGTGACTGTCGGCAACCGGCCGCAGGGCGAGCGCAAGGTGCAGTTCCGCCTGCGCGACTGGCTGATCTCGCGCCAGCGCTACTGGGGCTGCCCGATCCCGGTGATCCACTGCGACGACTGCGGCGCGGTTCCGGTGCCGGACGACCAGCTGCCGGTGCTGCTGCCCGACGACGTGTCGTTCGACAGGCCGGGCAATCCGCTCGACCACCATCCGACCTGGAAGCACGCCAATTGCCCGAAATGCGGCAAGGCGGCGCGGCGGGACACCGACACGATGGACACGTTCGTCGATTCGTCCTGGTATTTCGCCCGCTTCACCGATCCGTGGAACGAGGCGCGGCCGACGGATCTTGCCCATGTCGACGGGCCGAACGGCTGGCTGCCCGTCAACCAGTATATCGGCGGCATCGAGCACGCGATCCTGCATCTCTTGTATTCGCGCTTCTTCGCGCGGGCGATGAAGGCGACGGGGCATCTGAACGCGGTCGAGGAGCCTTTCGAGGGCCTGTTCACGCAGGGCATGGTGGTGCACGAGACCTACAAGGGGCCGCACGGCTGGGTCACGCCTGCCGAGGTGAAGATCACCGAGATCGACGGCAAGCGCAGCGCCGCACTCGCCGCCGACGGTTCGCCGATCGAGATCGGCTCGATCGAGAAGATGTCGAAGTCGAAGAAGAACGTGGTCGACCCCGACGACATCATCGCCACCTATGGCGCCGACACGGCGCGCTGGTTCATGCTGTCGGATTCGCCGCCCGAGCGCGACGTGATCTGGACGGAGGCCGGCGTCGAGGGCGCGCACCGCTTCGTGCAGCGCGTCTGGCGGCTGGTGGCCGAGGCCGCGGACGAACTGTCGAAGACGGCTCCCGAGGCTGCCCGCGAGGGCGCGGCCGGCGAGCTGTCGAAGGCGGCGCACAAGACGCTGAAGGCGGTGGGCGAGGAGATCGGGCGGCTGGGCTTCAACAAGGCCGTCGCGCGGCTCTACGAACTCACCAACACATTGCAGGGTCCCGTCGCGGAGCTGGCGGCCGGCAAGGCCGATTCGGCGATGGCGGGCGCGGTGCGCCAGGCGATCGAGTTCCTGATCGCCATGATCGCGCCGATGACGCCGCATCTGGCTGAGGAATGCTGGCAGGCGATCGGCGGCGAGGGACTGGCGGCCGAGCGCCGGTGGCCCGAATTCGACCCAGCGCTGGTCGTCGACAACGAGATCGTGCTGCCGGTGCAGATCAACGGCAAGAAGCGCGGCGATTTGACAATCGCCCGCGACGCGGATCAAGCTGCCGTCGAACAGGCCGCGCTCGCGCTTGACTTCGTCCAGAAGGCTCTGGAAGGAAGGGCGCCGCGCAAGGTGATCGTGGTGGCGCAGAGGATCGTCAATGTCGTTGCCTGA
- a CDS encoding sialic acid TRAP transporter substrate-binding protein SiaP — protein sequence MKSKVVTMLGAVAALALTMPAALAQTALKWAHVYETSEPFHTESVWAAEEIKKRTDGRYTIDVFPASQLGKESDINQGLTLGTVDIIISGSSFAARSFARIGVTYYPYTFRDADHLLAYAKSDIYKTLTQGYEEASGHHITATTYYGTRHSTANKPLAKCEDMAGLKMRVPDVPAYLAMPRSCGANTAPIAFAEVYLALQNGTVEAQENPLTTIEAKKFYEVQTHINLTGHIVDHLNTIVSKSRWASLSDEDKKIFTDVMQEAAARATEKIVAREKQLVQEFKDKGLTVVEPDLDTFKKAVMEKATFEEFGYEKADWDAIQAIK from the coding sequence ATGAAATCGAAAGTAGTGACGATGCTCGGCGCCGTGGCGGCGCTGGCGCTGACCATGCCGGCGGCGCTTGCCCAGACGGCGCTGAAATGGGCGCATGTCTATGAAACGTCGGAGCCCTTCCACACGGAATCCGTGTGGGCGGCCGAGGAAATCAAGAAGCGCACCGATGGACGCTACACGATCGACGTGTTTCCTGCCTCGCAGCTCGGCAAGGAAAGCGACATCAACCAGGGCCTGACGCTGGGCACGGTCGACATCATCATTTCGGGCTCGAGCTTCGCGGCGCGGTCCTTCGCCCGGATCGGCGTGACCTATTATCCCTACACGTTCCGGGACGCGGACCACCTGCTCGCCTATGCCAAGAGCGACATCTACAAGACGCTGACCCAGGGCTATGAGGAGGCCTCCGGCCACCACATCACCGCGACGACCTACTATGGCACCCGTCACTCGACGGCGAACAAGCCGCTGGCCAAGTGCGAGGACATGGCGGGGCTGAAGATGCGCGTGCCGGACGTGCCGGCCTATCTCGCGATGCCCAGATCATGCGGCGCAAACACCGCTCCGATCGCTTTCGCCGAAGTCTATCTGGCCCTGCAGAACGGCACGGTCGAGGCTCAGGAAAACCCGTTGACCACGATCGAGGCGAAGAAGTTCTACGAGGTGCAGACCCACATCAACCTGACGGGCCACATCGTCGACCATCTCAACACGATCGTGTCGAAATCGCGCTGGGCCTCGCTGTCGGACGAGGACAAGAAGATCTTCACCGACGTGATGCAGGAAGCCGCCGCGCGCGCCACCGAGAAGATCGTCGCGCGCGAGAAACAGCTCGTGCAGGAGTTCAAGGACAAGGGTCTGACGGTCGTCGAGCCCGACCTCGACACGTTCAAGAAGGCGGTGATGGAGAAAGCCACCTTCGAGGAGTTCGGCTACGAGAAGGCCGACTGGGACGCGATCCAGGCGATCAAGTAA